Proteins encoded in a region of the Haloarcula sp. CBA1129 genome:
- a CDS encoding CBS domain-containing protein: MEESSRPTVGDYMTREVATVELDDTVGEVARRIAADDKFSGFPVTDGRRVEGFVSARDLLLAEDHEPMFRVMSDDILVAHPDMAVQDTARVILRSGIQKLPVVDDAGHLVGIISNADVIRSQIERATPGKVDKLGRTLENIHGISTHEDRREINIDDLTPTQTTVYADELEGRVYELERGLAEPLVVIDNGGDLLLADGHHRVKAAARLDIDEMDAYVIVLDETVELGMAETAADSDLESIGDIEVVDYAHHPLVQTTERLQD; this comes from the coding sequence ATGGAGGAATCGAGTCGACCGACGGTCGGAGACTACATGACACGCGAGGTTGCCACCGTCGAACTCGACGACACTGTCGGGGAGGTCGCCCGACGTATCGCTGCTGACGACAAATTCAGCGGGTTTCCGGTGACAGACGGCCGCCGCGTCGAAGGGTTCGTCAGCGCGCGGGACCTGTTGCTCGCTGAGGACCACGAGCCGATGTTCCGGGTGATGTCCGACGACATCCTCGTGGCCCACCCGGATATGGCCGTTCAGGACACCGCCCGCGTCATCCTGCGGTCGGGCATCCAGAAGCTCCCGGTCGTCGACGACGCCGGCCACCTCGTCGGGATCATCTCAAACGCTGACGTGATCCGCTCCCAGATCGAGCGGGCGACCCCGGGGAAGGTAGACAAGCTCGGCCGGACGCTGGAGAACATCCACGGCATCTCGACACACGAGGACCGCCGAGAGATAAATATCGACGACTTGACCCCGACACAGACGACGGTGTACGCCGACGAACTCGAAGGGCGGGTGTACGAACTCGAACGTGGGCTGGCAGAACCACTCGTCGTCATCGACAACGGCGGGGACCTCCTGCTGGCGGACGGCCACCACCGCGTGAAAGCCGCTGCGCGGCTCGATATCGACGAGATGGACGCCTACGTCATCGTCCTCGACGAGACGGTCGAACTCGGGATGGCCGAGACGGCCGCAGACTCCGATCTGGAGTCGATCGGTGATATCGAAGTCGTCGACTACGCACACCACCCGCTCGTTCAAACGACGGAACGACTCCAAGACTAG
- a CDS encoding cox cluster protein encodes MTEQAKGRSGQGIVLRLYVAIVVLAGVMGFVLGSIRPEDLQPELFGVIALPPTPFGVAVYGFVTIGVVLGVLLGLVVYVSERIDDTASS; translated from the coding sequence ATGACCGAGCAAGCCAAGGGCAGGTCCGGACAGGGAATTGTCCTTCGTCTGTACGTTGCTATTGTTGTTCTCGCCGGTGTGATGGGGTTCGTACTTGGCAGTATCCGACCCGAAGACCTCCAACCGGAACTGTTCGGCGTCATCGCGTTGCCGCCGACACCGTTTGGCGTCGCTGTCTACGGATTCGTCACTATCGGTGTCGTCCTCGGCGTGTTGCTCGGCCTCGTCGTGTACGTCTCCGAGCGAATCGACGACACAGCCAGTTCGTAA
- a CDS encoding methylmalonyl-CoA mutase family protein, translating into MFDESDLQRIREQKDEWEAETLDPVLDAYGERKEQFATVSNLDVDRLYTPLDVDDLDYEEDIGFPGEEPFTRGVYPTMYRGRQWTMRQFAGFGTADETNERFHYLIDEGQTGLSTAFDMPTLMGIDSDDVMADGEVGKEGVAVDTLADMERLFDGIDLDEVSTSFTINPSAPVIYAMYIALADQQGVSREEIRGTLQNDMFKEFIAQKEWVIPPEPSLKLVTDTIEFASQETPKFKPISVSGYHIREAGSTAVQELAFTLADGFAYVEDCLNRGMAVDEFAPQLSFFFNSHNSMFEEIAKFRAARRIYARVMDDWYDAEADASKQLKFHTQTAGQSLTAQQPLNNIVRVTIQALAGVLGGTQSLHTNSFDEALALPSEQAVRVALRTQQIIAEESGAADIVDPMGGSFAIESLTDEVEEKAMAYINHIRDELGDGSVRDGVIQGIQDGYFQREIQDAAYEYQQRVESESEVMVGVNKYTVEEDTEPEILTVDEDVQERQRDKLATVKAERDDAAVEAALDELQQVITDGGNVMPVIIDAVKAYATMGEIMAVFEAEYGSYQETASVA; encoded by the coding sequence ATGTTCGACGAGTCGGACCTCCAGCGCATCCGCGAGCAGAAAGACGAGTGGGAAGCCGAGACACTGGACCCCGTACTGGACGCCTACGGCGAACGCAAAGAGCAGTTCGCGACGGTCTCAAACCTCGATGTAGACCGACTGTACACGCCGCTCGACGTCGATGACCTCGATTACGAGGAAGACATCGGCTTCCCCGGAGAGGAGCCATTCACACGCGGCGTCTATCCGACGATGTACCGCGGCCGGCAGTGGACCATGCGGCAGTTCGCGGGCTTCGGCACCGCCGACGAGACCAACGAGCGGTTCCACTATCTCATCGACGAGGGCCAGACGGGGCTGTCGACGGCTTTCGATATGCCGACGCTGATGGGGATCGACTCAGACGATGTGATGGCCGACGGCGAGGTGGGCAAAGAGGGTGTCGCCGTCGACACGCTGGCAGACATGGAGCGGCTGTTCGACGGCATCGATCTCGATGAGGTGTCGACCTCGTTTACGATCAATCCCAGCGCTCCCGTCATCTACGCGATGTACATCGCGCTGGCCGACCAGCAGGGGGTCTCGCGTGAGGAGATTCGAGGGACCCTCCAGAACGACATGTTCAAGGAGTTTATCGCACAGAAAGAGTGGGTCATCCCGCCGGAGCCATCGCTGAAGCTCGTCACCGACACCATCGAATTCGCCAGTCAGGAGACCCCGAAGTTCAAGCCCATATCCGTGTCGGGGTATCACATTCGGGAGGCCGGCTCGACAGCCGTACAGGAACTCGCCTTCACGCTCGCGGACGGTTTCGCATACGTCGAGGACTGCCTGAACCGCGGGATGGCCGTCGACGAGTTCGCCCCACAGTTGTCCTTTTTCTTCAATTCGCACAACTCAATGTTCGAGGAGATCGCGAAGTTCCGCGCAGCCCGGCGCATCTACGCCCGCGTGATGGACGACTGGTACGACGCGGAGGCCGACGCGAGCAAGCAGTTGAAGTTCCACACACAGACTGCAGGCCAGTCACTGACCGCCCAGCAGCCGCTGAACAACATCGTCCGCGTGACGATTCAGGCCCTCGCTGGCGTGCTGGGCGGGACCCAGAGTCTGCACACCAACAGCTTCGACGAGGCGCTGGCGCTCCCATCCGAACAGGCGGTTCGGGTCGCTCTCCGGACACAGCAAATCATCGCGGAGGAGTCGGGAGCCGCCGACATCGTCGACCCGATGGGCGGCAGTTTCGCCATCGAGTCACTGACCGACGAGGTCGAAGAGAAGGCGATGGCCTACATCAACCACATCAGAGACGAACTCGGCGACGGCTCGGTCCGCGACGGCGTCATTCAGGGGATTCAGGACGGCTACTTCCAGCGTGAGATTCAGGACGCCGCCTACGAGTACCAGCAGCGCGTCGAGAGCGAGTCAGAGGTCATGGTCGGCGTCAACAAGTACACTGTCGAGGAAGATACCGAACCCGAGATTCTAACCGTTGACGAGGATGTACAGGAGCGCCAGCGGGACAAGCTTGCGACAGTCAAGGCAGAGCGCGACGACGCGGCCGTGGAAGCGGCACTCGACGAACTGCAGCAGGTGATCACCGACGGCGGGAACGTCATGCCCGTCATCATCGATGCGGTGAAAGCTTACGCGACCATGGGCGAGATCATGGCCGTCTTCGAGGCAGAATACGGGAGCTATCAGGAAACGGCCAGCGTCGCATAA
- a CDS encoding thiamine pyrophosphate-dependent enzyme: MSAFSAINEEREIERDEFTPGIEPQATWCPGCGDFGVLKALKQAMPEVGKNPDEVALFTGIGCSGKLNSYFNSYGFHTIHGRSLPVARAAKLANPNLEVIAAGGDGDGYGIGGNHTIHTARENHDMTYIVFNNEIFGLTKGQTSPTSPKGHKSKTQPHGSAKSPIRPLSQQLNAGATYIARTAAVNPNQAKEIIAEAIEHDGFAHIDFLTQCPTWNKDAKHYVPYTDVQQSDEFDFDVSDRAEAAEMMRKTEERLYEGEVLTGRMYIEDERPSYGEEKRQIGEMPEEPLAERYFDEDAEWERTYDNLLEHHK, from the coding sequence ATGAGTGCATTCTCAGCAATCAACGAAGAACGCGAGATCGAGCGCGACGAGTTCACACCCGGTATCGAACCGCAGGCGACTTGGTGTCCGGGCTGTGGCGACTTCGGCGTCCTCAAAGCGCTCAAGCAGGCCATGCCGGAGGTCGGCAAGAACCCCGACGAAGTCGCGCTGTTTACCGGTATCGGCTGTTCCGGGAAGCTCAACAGCTACTTCAACAGCTATGGCTTCCACACCATCCACGGCCGCTCGCTGCCCGTCGCCCGGGCCGCGAAGCTCGCCAACCCCAACCTCGAAGTCATTGCGGCCGGCGGGGACGGCGACGGCTACGGTATCGGTGGGAACCACACCATCCACACGGCCCGTGAAAACCACGATATGACCTATATCGTGTTCAACAACGAGATTTTCGGGCTGACCAAGGGCCAGACCTCGCCGACGTCGCCGAAGGGCCACAAGTCCAAGACACAGCCCCACGGCTCGGCGAAGTCGCCGATCCGCCCCCTGTCCCAGCAGCTCAACGCCGGCGCGACCTATATCGCCCGCACCGCTGCTGTCAACCCGAACCAGGCCAAGGAAATCATCGCCGAAGCCATCGAACATGACGGCTTCGCGCATATCGATTTCCTCACCCAGTGTCCGACGTGGAACAAGGACGCGAAACACTACGTCCCGTACACGGACGTCCAGCAGTCAGACGAGTTCGACTTCGACGTCTCGGACCGCGCGGAAGCCGCCGAGATGATGCGAAAGACCGAGGAACGCCTGTACGAGGGCGAAGTGCTGACCGGTCGGATGTACATCGAAGACGAGCGCCCCTCCTACGGCGAGGAGAAGCGCCAGATCGGTGAGATGCCCGAGGAGCCGCTTGCAGAGCGGTACTTCGACGAGGACGCAGAGTGGGAGCGAACCTACGACAACCTCCTCGAACACCACAAATAA
- the lrpA1 gene encoding HTH-type transcriptional regulator LrpA1 encodes MSAESTERRILSVLEEDAQASYAEIAERADVSKPTVRKYIQKLEEEGVIVGYSADVDPKKLAGQSIALVGIDIASDCYVEATRNLKEIPEMEELYTSSGDHMLMAEVRAMDGDSLADVIEDKILALDGVTAAHPSFLQERLK; translated from the coding sequence ATGAGTGCCGAGTCTACGGAGCGTCGAATCCTGTCGGTCCTTGAAGAGGACGCACAGGCCTCGTACGCAGAAATCGCGGAGCGAGCCGACGTATCGAAGCCAACAGTCCGGAAATACATCCAGAAACTCGAAGAGGAGGGCGTCATCGTCGGCTACTCAGCCGATGTCGACCCGAAGAAGCTGGCGGGCCAGTCGATTGCCCTAGTCGGCATCGACATCGCGAGCGATTGCTACGTCGAGGCCACGCGGAACCTCAAGGAGATTCCGGAGATGGAAGAACTGTACACGTCCAGTGGTGACCACATGCTGATGGCGGAAGTCCGAGCGATGGACGGGGACTCGTTGGCGGACGTCATCGAAGACAAGATTCTCGCGCTCGACGGTGTTACCGCCGCGCATCCGTCGTTTCTCCAAGAACGGCTGAAGTAA
- a CDS encoding DHH family phosphoesterase: MLSRLVLGLGPMAADLLDAISDDRGELAVVTQDEHRAETLRADGINVLEADQTDPAVLTDLDIRPESVIVASEDPGRNVDAATAARDCFHDAFLLAYAGHDATADQRDRLDSTADRLVTPEAVVTDYVTQSGGDEGTRTRQLHQVLRDIDGHLAIVTHDNPDPDAIASAVALEVLAERADCEVTICYYGEISHQENRAFVNLLEFDLRSLDADSPAELEAFDAFALVDHSRAGVNDQLPPETPIDIVIDHHPPRVPIEARFVDLRSGVGATSTLLVDYLKRFNIDIPTPIATGLLFGIQVDTKDFRREVAAADFEAAAHLVTNADMATLQRIEDPSVSPETLSVIGRAIANREQEGSVLLTGVGEISDRDALAQAADRLLDLEGVQATMVYGVVDETIYASARARGADIDLGEALRDAFGQIGSAGGHADMAGAQIDVGMITVDDREESLEEIVRSIVSDRFLDAIQSRSHRLLGRVYARTDYDVAAFTESTALGRDGEDTIATAGDAPEDSVDGPAGDWNSDVMRLENGDEAEGDTDEPAQADDTADPTDDKSEHGDDSPETLVEPDDNEPS, encoded by the coding sequence ATGCTTTCTCGGCTGGTGCTCGGACTCGGGCCGATGGCCGCGGACCTTCTCGACGCGATTAGCGACGACCGTGGCGAGCTGGCAGTCGTGACCCAAGACGAGCACCGTGCTGAAACGCTTCGAGCGGACGGCATCAACGTCCTCGAAGCCGACCAGACTGACCCAGCTGTTCTCACGGACCTCGATATCAGACCCGAGAGCGTCATCGTCGCCAGCGAGGACCCCGGACGGAACGTTGACGCGGCGACGGCCGCGCGTGACTGTTTTCACGACGCGTTCCTCCTCGCCTACGCCGGCCACGACGCGACGGCGGACCAGCGCGACCGACTCGACAGCACGGCGGACCGGCTGGTCACGCCGGAGGCAGTCGTCACCGACTACGTCACCCAATCGGGCGGTGACGAAGGAACGCGGACCCGCCAACTCCATCAGGTACTGCGAGACATCGATGGCCACCTCGCCATCGTCACACACGACAACCCCGACCCTGACGCGATTGCCAGCGCTGTCGCGCTTGAGGTGCTGGCGGAACGGGCCGATTGCGAGGTGACGATCTGCTATTACGGGGAGATTTCCCATCAGGAGAACCGGGCGTTCGTCAACCTTCTCGAATTCGACCTCCGGAGTCTCGATGCCGATTCGCCGGCTGAACTAGAAGCGTTCGACGCGTTCGCGCTGGTCGACCACTCCAGAGCCGGTGTCAACGACCAGCTCCCGCCGGAGACCCCTATCGACATCGTTATTGACCACCATCCACCGCGTGTCCCAATCGAAGCCCGTTTCGTCGATCTCCGGAGCGGCGTCGGGGCGACGAGCACATTGCTCGTCGACTATCTCAAGCGGTTCAACATCGACATTCCGACGCCCATCGCGACGGGCCTGCTCTTTGGCATTCAGGTCGATACGAAGGACTTCCGCCGGGAGGTCGCCGCTGCTGACTTCGAGGCCGCAGCACATCTCGTGACGAACGCCGACATGGCGACGCTCCAGCGTATCGAAGACCCGAGTGTGAGCCCGGAGACGCTGTCGGTCATCGGCCGTGCAATTGCAAACCGCGAACAGGAGGGGTCGGTGCTCCTGACCGGTGTCGGCGAAATAAGTGACCGCGACGCGCTCGCACAGGCGGCCGACAGGCTGCTCGACCTCGAAGGCGTACAGGCGACGATGGTGTATGGCGTCGTCGACGAGACGATCTACGCCTCCGCACGGGCGCGCGGAGCGGACATCGACCTCGGCGAGGCCCTGCGCGACGCCTTCGGGCAGATCGGGTCCGCGGGCGGTCACGCCGATATGGCGGGCGCACAGATCGACGTGGGGATGATCACCGTCGATGATCGTGAGGAGTCGCTGGAGGAGATCGTTCGTTCTATCGTTTCAGACCGGTTTCTCGACGCCATCCAGTCACGGTCCCATCGATTGCTCGGGCGCGTCTACGCCCGCACCGACTACGACGTAGCTGCGTTCACGGAATCGACAGCGCTCGGCCGGGACGGCGAGGATACTATCGCGACGGCTGGCGACGCGCCTGAAGACTCGGTTGACGGCCCGGCCGGGGACTGGAACAGCGACGTGATGCGTCTGGAAAACGGCGATGAGGCCGAGGGTGACACCGACGAGCCAGCACAGGCGGACGACACGGCTGACCCAACGGACGACAAGTCAGAACACGGGGACGACAGCCCGGAGACGCTCGTCGAACCCGACGACAACGAGCCGTCGTAA